In a single window of the Streptomyces sp. NBC_00285 genome:
- a CDS encoding SH3 domain-containing protein translates to MSVDHTEEVEGGKSETVTTAAAATASVHYYSVAPGYRLNVRRGPGTQYGIVRVLPEGAQVAIYCQSPGTSVVGPYGTSNIWDNIANGEFVSDAYVLTGSDGYVASRCA, encoded by the coding sequence ATGTCTGTTGACCACACCGAAGAAGTCGAGGGCGGCAAGAGCGAGACCGTCACGACGGCAGCCGCCGCGACCGCGTCCGTGCACTACTACTCCGTCGCACCCGGCTACCGCCTCAACGTCCGCCGCGGCCCCGGCACGCAGTACGGCATCGTCCGGGTCCTGCCCGAGGGCGCGCAGGTGGCGATCTACTGCCAGTCACCGGGCACCTCGGTGGTGGGCCCGTACGGCACGTCGAACATCTGGGACAACATCGCCAACGGCGAGTTCGTCTCGGACGCGTACGTCCTCACCGGCAGCGACGGCTACGTCGCCTCGCGCTGCGCCTGA
- a CDS encoding class I SAM-dependent methyltransferase, which translates to MTASFHTTRAHSFNAAAAQYAASRPSYPPALFDAIEELAGRPLAGARAADIGAGTGIATALLHGRGAQVVAVEPGDGMAEQFRLAHPDIPIVRGDGNDLPLLADSVDFLTYAQSWHWTDPTRAVPEALRVLRPGGALALWWNTHTLDVPWVTAQLDRIIEHFKAYGAGPAVPVNGSGTRSAQADPTGGLDFAERTVRWSRHVPVDTHLANIGSHSLFLVAGEEQAGAFLAEERRILLELFPDGTVEETYDVELLVTTA; encoded by the coding sequence ATGACGGCTTCCTTCCACACCACCCGCGCCCACTCCTTCAACGCCGCCGCAGCCCAGTACGCAGCCAGCCGCCCCTCCTACCCGCCGGCCCTCTTCGACGCCATCGAGGAACTCGCTGGCCGCCCCCTCGCCGGGGCCCGCGCCGCGGACATCGGCGCCGGTACGGGCATCGCGACCGCACTGCTGCACGGCCGGGGCGCCCAGGTGGTCGCCGTCGAGCCCGGGGACGGTATGGCCGAACAGTTCCGCCTCGCCCACCCGGACATCCCGATCGTCAGGGGCGACGGCAACGACCTCCCCCTCCTCGCGGACTCCGTCGACTTCCTGACCTACGCCCAGTCCTGGCACTGGACCGACCCCACTCGCGCGGTCCCGGAAGCCCTCCGCGTCCTGCGCCCCGGCGGCGCGCTCGCCCTGTGGTGGAACACCCACACCCTCGACGTGCCGTGGGTCACCGCTCAACTGGACCGCATCATCGAGCACTTCAAGGCCTACGGTGCCGGTCCGGCCGTACCGGTGAACGGCAGCGGCACCCGGTCCGCCCAGGCCGATCCCACCGGTGGCCTGGACTTCGCGGAGCGCACGGTCCGCTGGAGCCGCCACGTCCCCGTCGACACTCACCTCGCCAACATCGGCAGCCACTCGCTGTTCCTGGTCGCGGGCGAGGAACAGGCGGGCGCCTTCCTCGCCGAGGAGCGCCGCATCCTGCTGGAGCTCTTCCCGGACGGAACCGTCGAGGAGACCTACGACGTAGAGCTGCTGGTCACCACCGCCTGA
- the proC gene encoding pyrroline-5-carboxylate reductase, which translates to MSQKVAVLGTGKIGEALLSGMIRAGWAPADLLVTARRPERAEELRTRYGVAPVTNPEAAKTADTLILTVKPQDMGTLLDELAPHVPADRLIISGAAGIPTSFFEGRLATGTPVVRVMTNTPALVDEAMSVISAGTHATGDHLAHTEEIFGAVGKTLRVPESQQDACTALSGSGPAYFFYLVEAMTDAGILLGLPRDKAHDLIVQSAIGAATMLRDSGEHPVKLRENVTSPAGTTISAIRELENHGVRAALIAALEAARDRSRQLASGTKD; encoded by the coding sequence ATGAGCCAGAAAGTCGCAGTCCTCGGCACCGGCAAGATCGGCGAAGCCCTGCTCAGCGGAATGATCCGCGCCGGCTGGGCCCCGGCCGACCTCCTGGTCACCGCCCGCCGCCCCGAGCGAGCCGAGGAACTCCGCACCCGCTACGGAGTCGCCCCGGTCACCAACCCGGAAGCCGCCAAGACCGCCGACACCCTGATCCTCACGGTCAAGCCGCAGGACATGGGCACCCTCCTCGACGAACTCGCCCCGCACGTCCCCGCCGACCGCCTGATCATCAGCGGCGCCGCCGGTATCCCCACCTCCTTCTTCGAGGGGCGCCTCGCCACCGGCACCCCGGTCGTCCGTGTCATGACCAACACCCCCGCCCTGGTCGACGAGGCCATGTCCGTGATCTCCGCCGGCACCCACGCCACCGGTGACCACCTCGCGCACACCGAGGAGATCTTCGGCGCCGTCGGCAAGACGCTCCGCGTCCCGGAGTCCCAGCAGGACGCCTGCACCGCCCTCTCCGGCTCCGGACCGGCATACTTCTTCTACCTGGTCGAAGCCATGACGGACGCCGGCATCCTGCTCGGCCTGCCCCGCGACAAGGCCCACGACCTGATCGTCCAGTCCGCGATCGGCGCCGCGACGATGCTCCGCGACAGCGGCGAACACCCGGTGAAACTCCGCGAGAACGTCACGTCCCCCGCGGGCACCACCATCAGCGCCATCCGCGAACTCGAGAACCACGGCGTACGAGCCGCCCTCATCGCCGCCCTCGAAGCCGCCCGCGACCGCAGCCGCCAACTGGCCTCCGGCACCAAGGACTGA
- a CDS encoding EamA/RhaT family transporter: MSDESGTQDIPAGSPTGGPRPEPIRFFGTTWANHDNGYALRRVGAAAGSLAAAFASCLILRFAYEGLQIADTGSFVTVLVIAMFAICSALAFRNTWDGFGKHPDPDRQASLRGLLAIGFVGSLLAYFFRSLTEAPGEKLHREEYEAALKLHAKRSTRRTGDPSKRKRSR, translated from the coding sequence GTGAGCGACGAATCCGGCACCCAGGACATCCCCGCGGGCTCCCCGACGGGCGGCCCCCGCCCCGAACCGATCCGTTTCTTTGGCACGACCTGGGCGAACCACGACAACGGCTACGCCCTCCGCCGCGTCGGCGCGGCCGCGGGCTCCCTCGCCGCGGCCTTCGCCTCCTGCCTGATCCTCCGCTTCGCCTACGAGGGCCTCCAGATCGCCGACACCGGCAGCTTCGTGACCGTCCTCGTCATCGCCATGTTCGCGATCTGCAGCGCACTGGCCTTCCGCAACACCTGGGACGGCTTCGGCAAGCACCCCGACCCCGACCGCCAGGCCTCGCTGCGCGGCCTGCTCGCCATCGGCTTCGTCGGCTCCCTGCTTGCCTACTTCTTCCGTTCCCTCACCGAGGCGCCCGGCGAAAAACTCCATCGCGAGGAGTACGAGGCGGCACTGAAACTGCACGCGAAGCGCAGTACGCGCCGCACCGGCGACCCCTCGAAGAGGAAGCGCAGCCGCTGA
- a CDS encoding MFS transporter encodes MTDVLRRGRASLAFSFFAQGVAFALLVTRIPAIQDRYGVSDALLPAFLAAVPILAGVGSVSTEHLVKRIPPSRLLRFAQPVVLLALLGVGAGDSTVELGASLAAFGLAVGMLDASMNMLGVSLQRAYGRSIMLSFHAVFSLGGIVGASLAWVGAHWHLALFVSYLPVVVVLLPLCLVGSRWYVDGGLGAVEEPGEGGGQTLAFKLLLPLCLVMTFAYIGDSTVSNWSAKYLQDVLGSSEQLATVPYNVYMVTTLLGRTVGDFGVRRLGAAVVVRLGALVAAVGFAVVAVAPGPWVGMLGFTLLGIGLCVLVPQTFAAAGRLFPGASDAAVARLNVFNYVGFLVGSPLVGALGDAWSYRGAMLVPMVLVLVTLVYAKSFAAQPDRYGGGHERPRTADVG; translated from the coding sequence ATGACAGATGTGCTGCGGCGCGGTAGGGCCTCACTGGCGTTCAGCTTCTTCGCGCAAGGCGTCGCCTTTGCCCTGCTGGTGACGCGGATCCCCGCCATTCAGGACCGCTACGGGGTTTCCGACGCGCTCCTGCCCGCCTTCCTCGCCGCCGTGCCGATCCTCGCCGGGGTCGGGAGTGTGTCGACCGAGCATTTGGTGAAACGCATCCCGCCCAGCCGGCTGCTGCGGTTCGCTCAGCCCGTCGTGCTCCTGGCGCTGCTCGGGGTGGGCGCCGGGGACTCGACGGTCGAGCTGGGTGCCTCGCTCGCCGCCTTCGGGCTCGCCGTCGGCATGCTCGACGCGTCCATGAACATGCTCGGGGTGAGCCTCCAGCGGGCGTACGGGCGCAGCATCATGCTGAGCTTCCATGCGGTGTTCAGCCTCGGTGGGATCGTGGGGGCCTCGCTGGCGTGGGTGGGGGCGCACTGGCACCTCGCGCTGTTCGTGTCGTATCTGCCGGTCGTGGTGGTGCTGTTGCCGCTGTGCCTGGTGGGGAGCCGGTGGTATGTCGACGGTGGCCTCGGTGCCGTGGAGGAGCCCGGTGAGGGCGGCGGGCAGACTCTCGCCTTCAAGCTGCTGCTGCCGCTGTGCCTCGTGATGACCTTCGCCTACATCGGGGACTCCACCGTCTCCAACTGGAGTGCGAAGTACCTCCAGGACGTGCTGGGGAGTTCGGAGCAGCTGGCGACCGTGCCGTACAACGTGTACATGGTGACGACCCTGCTGGGACGGACCGTCGGGGACTTCGGGGTACGGCGGCTCGGGGCGGCGGTCGTCGTGCGGCTCGGGGCGCTGGTGGCGGCCGTGGGGTTCGCGGTGGTGGCCGTGGCGCCGGGGCCGTGGGTGGGGATGCTCGGGTTCACGCTGCTGGGGATCGGGTTGTGCGTGCTGGTGCCGCAGACCTTCGCGGCGGCCGGGCGGCTGTTCCCGGGAGCCTCGGATGCGGCGGTCGCTCGGCTCAACGTCTTCAATTACGTGGGGTTCCTGGTCGGTTCGCCGTTGGTGGGGGCCCTGGGGGACGCGTGGAGCTATCGCGGGGCCATGCTCGTGCCCATGGTGTTGGTGCTGGTGACGCTGGTGTACGCCAAGTCGTTCGCCGCTCAACCGGACCGATACGGTGGCGGGCATGAGCGGCCGCGCACAGCTGATGTGGGATGA
- a CDS encoding VC0807 family protein, with amino-acid sequence MTTKTNSKRANLAPLVVDVAVPIGAYYLLKEGLGTSTLMALGLSSVVPAVRTGWSVVKERTVNGLAALILVVNVVGLLLSFVAGDPRLMLAKDSGVSSVIGIGILVSVVLGRPMMTAGMKPWLVKGIAEREAAWARLQDGSAGFRRAERLFSVVWGVVLLAECVVRVVGAYTLPVDTMVWLGSVIMVVAMALGFLVSGALAAGPMAGMLIAETKADAPAVPEIALAR; translated from the coding sequence ATGACGACGAAGACGAACTCGAAGCGTGCGAACCTGGCTCCCCTGGTCGTGGACGTGGCGGTGCCGATCGGGGCGTACTACCTGCTCAAGGAAGGGCTCGGGACGAGCACGCTGATGGCGCTGGGCCTCAGCAGTGTCGTGCCGGCCGTGCGAACGGGCTGGAGTGTGGTGAAGGAGCGGACGGTCAATGGTCTGGCCGCCCTCATCCTCGTCGTCAACGTCGTGGGGCTGCTGCTCAGCTTCGTCGCCGGTGACCCGCGGTTGATGCTTGCCAAGGACAGCGGGGTCAGCAGTGTGATCGGGATCGGCATCCTCGTCTCCGTCGTGCTGGGCAGGCCGATGATGACCGCGGGGATGAAGCCCTGGCTGGTGAAGGGGATCGCGGAGCGGGAGGCCGCCTGGGCGCGGCTGCAGGACGGGTCGGCGGGCTTCCGGCGGGCCGAGCGGCTGTTCTCCGTGGTCTGGGGTGTCGTACTGCTGGCGGAGTGCGTGGTGCGGGTCGTGGGGGCGTACACGCTGCCGGTGGACACGATGGTCTGGCTCGGGTCCGTCATCATGGTCGTGGCGATGGCGCTGGGTTTCCTGGTCAGCGGGGCGTTGGCGGCCGGGCCCATGGCCGGAATGCTGATCGCCGAGACGAAGGCCGACGCCCCCGCGGTGCCCGAGATCGCCCTCGCTCGGTAA
- a CDS encoding ABC transporter permease, translating to MTTTTPTPIRPASAPTGALSLSRTTATAARALRQLRYDPRTIAMLILIPCVMLLLLRYVFDGSPRTFDSIGASLLGIFPLITMFLVTSIATLRERTSGTLERLLAMPLGKGDLIAGYALAFGTLAIIQSALATGLAVWFLGLDVTGSPWLLLLVALLDALLGTALGLFVSAFAASEFQAVQFMPAVIFPQLLLCGLFTPRDNMHPALEAISDVLPMSYAVDGMNEVLQHTNMTATFVRDALIVAGCALLVLFLGAATLRRRTA from the coding sequence ATGACCACGACGACCCCGACCCCGATCAGGCCCGCGTCCGCCCCCACCGGCGCCCTCAGCCTCTCCCGCACCACCGCCACCGCAGCCCGGGCCCTGCGCCAGCTCCGCTACGACCCACGCACCATCGCGATGCTGATCCTGATCCCCTGCGTGATGCTGCTCCTGCTGCGCTACGTCTTCGACGGCAGCCCGCGCACCTTCGACAGCATCGGCGCCTCCCTCCTCGGGATCTTCCCGCTCATCACGATGTTCCTGGTCACCTCCATCGCCACCCTGCGCGAACGCACCTCCGGCACCCTCGAACGGCTCCTCGCCATGCCGCTGGGCAAAGGCGACCTCATCGCCGGCTACGCCCTCGCCTTCGGCACCCTCGCGATCATCCAGTCCGCCCTCGCGACCGGCCTCGCCGTCTGGTTCCTCGGCCTCGACGTCACCGGCAGCCCCTGGCTCCTGCTGCTCGTGGCCCTCCTCGACGCGCTGCTCGGCACCGCCCTCGGCCTGTTCGTCTCGGCCTTCGCGGCCTCCGAGTTCCAGGCCGTCCAGTTCATGCCGGCCGTGATCTTCCCCCAACTCCTCCTCTGCGGCCTCTTCACGCCCCGCGACAACATGCACCCCGCCCTGGAAGCCATCTCCGACGTCCTCCCCATGTCCTACGCCGTCGACGGCATGAACGAGGTCCTCCAGCACACGAACATGACAGCGACCTTCGTACGAGACGCACTGATCGTGGCGGGCTGCGCCTTGCTGGTCCTGTTCCTGGGAGCGGCAACACTCAGGCGAAGGACGGCGTAG
- the trpS gene encoding tryptophan--tRNA ligase: protein MTRVFSGVKPTGHLTLGNYLGAMQQWVAVDQRRAESLFCIVDLHALTVDHDPARVRRLSRQAATLLLAAGLDPELCTVFVQSHVDEHARLSYVLECVATDGEMRRMIQYREKAARERARGGSVRLSLLTYPVLMAADILAYGADEVPVGDDQAQHVELTRDLAVRFNQRYGYTFVVPRATVPTVGARVMNLQEPTSKMGKSDDSGPGIVYLLDEPDAVRKKIMRAVTDSGREVVYDREARPGLANLLEILASCTGGNPSELSGVYETYGALKKDTAEAVVEVLRPVQDRHRELCADPGYVEGVLRDGAERARAMARPTVDAAYRAIGLLPAASGAEGADTGAVGGSGGVLNAAR from the coding sequence ATGACGCGGGTCTTCAGCGGGGTCAAGCCGACGGGGCATCTGACCCTGGGGAACTACCTGGGAGCGATGCAGCAGTGGGTCGCGGTCGATCAGCGCCGGGCGGAGTCGTTGTTCTGCATCGTCGACCTGCACGCCCTGACCGTCGACCATGATCCGGCTCGGGTGCGCCGGCTGAGTCGGCAGGCGGCGACGCTGCTGCTCGCGGCGGGACTGGATCCCGAGCTGTGCACCGTGTTCGTACAGAGTCATGTGGACGAGCACGCGCGGTTGTCGTACGTGCTGGAGTGCGTGGCCACGGACGGCGAGATGCGGCGGATGATCCAGTACAGGGAGAAGGCCGCTCGGGAGCGGGCACGGGGCGGGAGTGTGCGGCTGTCGCTGCTCACCTATCCCGTGCTGATGGCGGCGGACATCCTGGCGTACGGGGCCGACGAGGTGCCGGTCGGGGACGACCAGGCTCAGCATGTGGAGCTGACGCGGGATCTGGCGGTGCGGTTCAACCAGCGGTACGGCTACACGTTCGTCGTGCCACGGGCCACCGTGCCGACAGTGGGCGCGCGGGTCATGAATCTGCAGGAGCCGACCTCGAAGATGGGGAAGTCCGACGACTCCGGGCCGGGGATCGTCTATCTGCTCGACGAGCCGGACGCCGTGCGGAAGAAGATCATGCGGGCCGTGACCGACAGCGGGCGCGAGGTCGTGTACGACCGGGAGGCCCGGCCCGGTCTGGCGAACCTGCTGGAGATCCTCGCGTCCTGCACGGGTGGGAACCCATCGGAGCTGAGCGGTGTATATGAAACGTACGGCGCCTTGAAGAAGGACACCGCCGAGGCCGTGGTCGAGGTCTTGAGGCCCGTGCAGGACAGGCACAGGGAGTTGTGCGCGGATCCTGGCTATGTGGAGGGGGTGCTGCGGGATGGCGCGGAAAGGGCGCGGGCGATGGCGCGGCCGACCGTGGATGCCGCTTATCGCGCGATCGGGCTGCTGCCGGCGGCCTCTGGCGCGGAGGGTGCCGATACCGGAGCGGTCGGCGGCAGCGGGGGCGTGCTGAACGCTGCCCGGTAG
- a CDS encoding HAD family hydrolase yields MRYDLVIFDNDGVLVDSEPISNRHLAAYLTELGHPTSYEDSIRDYMGSAMHRIHDLVLERTGQRLPEDFDDVFHARVFAAFERELQPVAGVSGVLEKLAADGVPYCVASSGSHERIRVGHRATGLDRWFEEEWIFSSQDVGRGKPAPDLFLYAAERMGVEPGRCVVVEDSPLGVQAAVAAGMDVYGFTAMTPAAKLAGATQLFSGMGELADLLV; encoded by the coding sequence ATGCGCTACGACCTCGTCATCTTCGACAACGACGGCGTCCTCGTCGACAGCGAGCCGATTTCCAATCGGCATCTCGCCGCCTATCTGACGGAGCTCGGGCATCCGACCTCCTACGAGGACTCCATCCGGGACTACATGGGCTCCGCCATGCACCGGATCCATGACCTCGTCCTGGAGCGGACCGGGCAACGGCTGCCCGAGGACTTCGACGACGTCTTCCATGCGCGGGTGTTCGCCGCATTCGAGCGGGAGTTGCAGCCCGTGGCCGGCGTGAGCGGCGTACTGGAGAAGCTCGCGGCGGACGGGGTGCCGTACTGCGTCGCGTCCTCCGGGAGTCATGAGCGGATCCGGGTGGGGCATCGGGCGACCGGGCTGGACCGGTGGTTCGAGGAGGAGTGGATCTTCAGTTCGCAGGATGTGGGGCGAGGGAAGCCCGCGCCGGACCTGTTCCTGTACGCCGCTGAGCGGATGGGGGTCGAGCCCGGGCGGTGTGTGGTGGTCGAGGACAGTCCGTTGGGGGTGCAGGCGGCTGTCGCGGCCGGGATGGACGTGTACGGGTTCACCGCCATGACGCCGGCCGCCAAGCTCGCGGGAGCCACTCAACTCTTCTCCGGGATGGGCGAGTTGGCGGACCTGCTCGTCTGA
- a CDS encoding ABC transporter ATP-binding protein gives MMNKTSRPPDDSYDSYDGDDSTDEPPATPAVHADGLTVVRGPRTVLQSLAFDVPRGQITGLLGPSGCGKSTLMRSIVGTQAKVTGTLDVLGHPAGHPSLRTRIGYVTQAPSVYDDLTVRQNLAYFAAILAPGRAAADRRHSDVTRAITDVDLTTHADSLAGNLSGGQRSRVSLAVALLGTPELLVLDEPTVGLDPVLRRDLWNLFHDIAARHGATLLISSHVMDEAERCHRLLLMRQGEILADDTPEALRTHTNSATVEEAFLHLVDQAAEASRTKEPTR, from the coding sequence ATGATGAATAAAACCTCGCGGCCACCCGACGACAGCTACGACAGCTACGACGGCGACGACAGCACGGATGAACCACCGGCCACCCCCGCCGTCCACGCCGACGGCCTCACCGTCGTCCGAGGCCCCCGCACCGTCCTGCAGAGCCTCGCCTTCGACGTCCCCCGAGGCCAGATCACCGGACTCCTCGGCCCCTCGGGATGCGGCAAGTCCACGCTGATGCGCTCGATCGTCGGCACCCAGGCGAAGGTCACCGGCACTCTCGACGTCCTGGGCCACCCCGCGGGACACCCCTCACTCCGCACCCGCATCGGCTACGTCACCCAGGCACCGTCCGTCTACGACGACCTGACCGTCCGCCAGAACCTCGCCTACTTCGCCGCGATCCTCGCCCCCGGCCGCGCGGCAGCCGACCGCCGCCACTCCGACGTCACCCGGGCCATCACCGACGTCGACCTCACCACCCACGCCGACTCCCTCGCCGGCAACCTCTCCGGCGGCCAGCGCAGCCGCGTCTCCCTCGCCGTAGCCCTCCTCGGCACCCCCGAACTCCTCGTCCTCGACGAACCCACCGTCGGCCTCGACCCGGTCCTGCGCCGCGACCTCTGGAACCTGTTCCACGACATCGCGGCCCGCCACGGCGCCACCCTGCTCATCTCCTCCCACGTCATGGACGAGGCCGAGCGCTGCCACCGCCTCCTGCTGATGCGCCAGGGCGAGATCCTCGCCGACGACACCCCCGAGGCCCTCCGCACCCACACGAACTCCGCCACCGTCGAGGAGGCCTTCCTCCACCTCGTCGACCAGGCCGCCGAGGCAAGCCGCACCAAGGAGCCCACGCGATGA